From Methyloterricola oryzae, the proteins below share one genomic window:
- a CDS encoding tetratricopeptide repeat protein, whose amino-acid sequence MKRAKSGKKPKAPAVVLDHYMEMQQAIHYAESANWRAAEAICKQIVAKNATHIDAINMLGVVAIKLGRWTEAVQFMEKLIRIKPDYLNAYINLGMVLREMGNFEGAARYSRQALKIDPNSASAYSNLGNALLSLGRPQEAVEAYEAALKIQPNFWDALNNLNVARRSVMLSGQFQSPPSRPSPAPQPNAGKLESQRNEVPSLSLKEVPARDTMATHSHAQPAVSNDLGAALQRLREQLSADAKPRQRTFLTPPDHSNAASDVNAEWDELRATAERLINERRHGEAEPILRQLIAKYPEDGSLHCNLASELMQLKRHEDALPYCRRAVQLASDLPEAHNNLGLALCATGEPEQALSSYDHALQLRPGFVPAMENRAIALRELGRFEEAAALLEDVLRIEPERATAHYELGLMFLHLGHFSEGFREYEWRRRMPENGLLPLPQPEWDGQSFRGRRLLVHPEQGLGDAIHFARYLPKVKALGGTVLLRCHPPLFKLFETLPGVDQLIGSDQPLPHADLHVSLLSLARYFTDDESTIPSQTPYVSAQSSHQSAWTQRLDQLTGLKVGLVWSGNPEFKNDRNRSLRLDALGPLTTVPGVNFVSLQKGPAAEQAVTPPPGMELLDLSDQLDDFADTAALISCLDLVISVDTAVAHLAGALGVPVWTLLPLPADWRWLTEREDTPWYPSMRLFRQTQSGDWEPVIDNVARELQGLASAHNATSGKNENPATGWLERAARYFPAGATIAVFGDGQGLAAWLPPQCSFISFEEESFATGAESLKVASHVLVIDDSPSHLGLIALLERLREIRRPLILVTGLASSELNETLTETGWHCRSTETVGSRTIALLSTDRQIAPPCKRIALIATEGSSHFSAALRLRLVNSILPPGAELNVIDIGKIEQADPNFDLAIVGTGGDLDSAQISEGLLNFLDHVPRAIGLFGIGDRDSQNDKIACLLDRLFLWGARHEQDVLLYGRGRGNVLHFGDWLVDAFPMASGTGGNSLQLDNSALLDAAENILAQLRRHHRAAVGHPDLLLAALCYCDELSFHDEHNQAAGRFRALLIDVLGRSYAENEAIAVDRVAVMAYKARTRLMIDELRKVLAIALGIQAP is encoded by the coding sequence ATGAAAAGAGCTAAATCTGGTAAGAAGCCCAAAGCCCCTGCCGTGGTCTTGGACCATTACATGGAAATGCAGCAGGCAATCCATTATGCGGAGTCTGCGAACTGGCGCGCCGCCGAAGCTATCTGCAAGCAGATCGTGGCGAAGAACGCCACCCATATCGATGCCATCAACATGCTGGGCGTCGTCGCCATCAAACTGGGACGATGGACCGAAGCCGTGCAGTTCATGGAGAAGCTCATACGAATCAAGCCGGATTACCTCAATGCCTACATCAATCTGGGGATGGTCCTCAGAGAGATGGGCAATTTTGAGGGGGCTGCCCGCTATTCCCGTCAGGCACTGAAGATTGATCCCAATAGTGCGTCCGCCTACAGCAATCTGGGCAACGCCCTGCTCAGTCTTGGACGTCCGCAGGAAGCGGTAGAGGCTTATGAAGCCGCGCTGAAAATTCAGCCAAACTTCTGGGACGCCTTGAACAACCTGAACGTGGCGCGCCGCTCTGTGATGCTCAGCGGTCAGTTTCAAAGCCCACCGAGTCGACCCTCCCCCGCTCCTCAGCCAAACGCAGGGAAGTTAGAAAGCCAAAGGAACGAGGTTCCGAGCTTGTCCTTGAAGGAAGTTCCGGCTCGCGACACTATGGCGACGCATAGCCACGCCCAGCCTGCGGTTTCCAATGACCTTGGCGCAGCACTGCAGCGACTCAGAGAGCAACTATCGGCTGATGCCAAGCCGCGCCAGCGGACTTTTTTGACTCCTCCGGACCACTCAAATGCGGCTTCGGATGTCAATGCCGAATGGGATGAACTTCGCGCAACGGCAGAGCGATTGATCAACGAGCGGCGTCATGGAGAGGCAGAACCCATTCTGCGTCAGCTGATCGCCAAATACCCGGAAGATGGTTCGCTGCACTGCAATCTTGCGTCCGAGCTGATGCAATTGAAACGGCATGAAGACGCCCTGCCCTATTGCCGCCGCGCCGTTCAATTGGCATCCGACCTGCCCGAGGCACACAACAATCTGGGCCTTGCGCTCTGCGCGACCGGCGAGCCTGAGCAGGCTCTTTCAAGCTATGACCATGCCCTTCAACTTCGCCCAGGTTTCGTGCCCGCCATGGAAAACCGGGCCATTGCCCTGCGGGAACTCGGGCGATTTGAAGAAGCTGCCGCGCTACTGGAAGACGTCTTGCGCATTGAACCTGAGAGAGCCACTGCTCACTATGAACTCGGTCTGATGTTCCTGCACTTAGGGCACTTCTCCGAAGGTTTCCGGGAATACGAATGGCGACGGCGGATGCCAGAGAATGGCCTGCTGCCGCTTCCACAGCCGGAATGGGATGGTCAGTCGTTTCGAGGGCGGCGGCTTCTCGTCCATCCCGAACAGGGCTTGGGCGATGCCATCCACTTTGCGCGGTATCTGCCCAAAGTCAAAGCGTTGGGCGGGACAGTACTGCTACGCTGCCATCCTCCTCTCTTTAAGTTGTTCGAGACACTGCCCGGGGTTGACCAACTCATTGGCTCGGACCAACCCCTGCCACATGCCGATCTCCATGTCTCCCTTCTCAGTCTGGCGCGGTACTTCACAGACGATGAATCCACTATCCCGTCTCAGACTCCTTACGTCTCCGCACAGTCTTCGCACCAAAGTGCTTGGACTCAACGCCTGGACCAACTCACTGGCCTCAAAGTCGGACTGGTCTGGTCTGGCAACCCCGAGTTCAAGAACGATAGAAACCGTTCTCTGAGATTGGATGCCTTAGGCCCGCTCACTACCGTTCCCGGCGTCAACTTCGTCAGTCTGCAAAAAGGGCCTGCAGCCGAACAAGCTGTGACTCCACCTCCAGGCATGGAACTGCTTGATTTGAGCGACCAACTGGACGATTTCGCCGACACGGCAGCCCTCATTTCCTGCCTTGACCTGGTGATCAGCGTGGATACCGCTGTGGCTCATCTTGCCGGCGCACTGGGCGTGCCGGTCTGGACGTTACTGCCGCTTCCAGCGGACTGGCGATGGCTCACCGAACGCGAAGATACGCCCTGGTATCCGAGCATGCGCTTGTTTCGTCAAACCCAGTCCGGTGACTGGGAACCCGTTATCGACAACGTGGCTCGCGAATTACAAGGCCTTGCAAGCGCGCACAACGCAACAAGTGGAAAAAATGAAAATCCTGCGACGGGCTGGCTTGAACGGGCGGCACGCTACTTCCCGGCGGGCGCCACCATTGCCGTGTTCGGCGACGGTCAAGGACTTGCAGCATGGCTTCCCCCTCAGTGCAGCTTTATCTCCTTTGAAGAGGAAAGTTTCGCGACAGGTGCCGAGTCACTCAAGGTGGCCTCTCATGTCCTGGTAATCGATGACTCACCATCGCATCTGGGTCTCATCGCGCTTCTGGAGCGCTTGCGTGAAATCAGGCGACCGCTGATCTTGGTAACCGGCCTCGCGTCCTCGGAGTTGAACGAAACCCTGACAGAGACGGGCTGGCACTGCCGCTCCACCGAAACGGTCGGTTCACGTACCATTGCCTTGCTGTCCACGGACCGCCAAATCGCGCCGCCGTGCAAGCGCATCGCACTCATCGCGACGGAGGGTTCCAGTCATTTCTCCGCTGCACTGCGCCTGCGCCTGGTCAACTCCATCTTGCCGCCGGGCGCGGAACTCAACGTCATTGATATCGGGAAGATCGAACAAGCGGACCCGAATTTCGACCTTGCCATTGTCGGAACCGGGGGCGATTTGGACAGCGCACAGATCTCCGAGGGACTTCTTAACTTCTTGGATCATGTGCCTCGGGCGATCGGCCTGTTCGGAATCGGCGATCGCGACAGTCAAAACGACAAAATTGCATGCCTGCTTGACAGGCTTTTCCTGTGGGGCGCGCGGCACGAGCAAGATGTGTTGCTTTATGGGCGCGGGCGCGGCAATGTGCTGCACTTCGGCGACTGGCTGGTTGACGCATTCCCGATGGCATCCGGTACCGGCGGCAACTCCCTGCAGTTGGACAATTCAGCGTTACTTGATGCAGCGGAGAACATACTCGCGCAGCTACGGAGACATCATCGCGCGGCCGTTGGACATCCCGACCTGCTACTCGCTGCCCTCTGTTACTGCGATGAACTCTCGTTTCACGACGAGCATAACCAGGCGGCGGGCCGCTTTCGGGCTTTGCTGATCGACGTGCTCGGGCGAAGCTATGCGGAAAACGAAGCCATTGCGGTCGATCGGGTGGCGGTAATGGCCTACAAAGCCCGTACCCGACTCATGATCGATGAACTTCGCAAAGTCTTGGCGATCGCGCTGGGAATTCAAGCACCTTGA
- a CDS encoding response regulator transcription factor — translation MRILLVEDEDELRAQLLAALRGAGYAVDAAAEGKEGFFLGSEVPFDLAVVDLGLPGMSGLEIIGGWREAGVAFPVLILTARGRWQDKVEGLGLGADDYLVKPFHMEELLARIKALLRRAAGRARPRLQFGPVELDTAAQSVSLNGQAVELTAHEYKVLEYLALHAGEVISKTDLAEHIYDQDFDCDSNVIEVFIARLRKKLDPEGSLSPIETLRGRGYRFILAKDA, via the coding sequence ATGCGTATCCTGCTGGTTGAAGACGAAGACGAATTGAGGGCCCAGTTGCTGGCCGCCCTGCGTGGCGCCGGTTATGCGGTGGATGCCGCGGCCGAGGGCAAGGAAGGGTTTTTCTTGGGCAGCGAGGTGCCCTTCGACCTGGCCGTGGTGGATCTCGGGCTGCCCGGCATGTCGGGTCTTGAGATCATTGGGGGGTGGCGCGAAGCCGGAGTCGCGTTCCCTGTGTTGATACTGACCGCCCGTGGCCGCTGGCAGGACAAGGTGGAAGGCCTGGGCCTGGGGGCCGACGATTATCTGGTCAAGCCTTTCCACATGGAGGAGCTGCTGGCGCGCATCAAGGCCTTGCTGCGGCGCGCCGCCGGTCGCGCGCGGCCGCGTCTGCAATTCGGGCCGGTGGAACTGGACACGGCGGCTCAGAGCGTGAGCCTGAACGGCCAGGCGGTGGAACTGACCGCGCACGAATACAAGGTGCTGGAGTATCTTGCCCTGCATGCCGGCGAGGTCATTTCCAAGACCGATCTCGCCGAGCACATCTACGACCAGGATTTCGACTGCGACAGCAATGTCATCGAGGTGTTCATCGCCCGCTTGCGCAAGAAGCTGGACCCGGAGGGCAGCCTTTCACCTATCGAAACCCTGCGCGGACGCGGATACCGTTTCATCCTCGCCAAGGATGCCTGA
- a CDS encoding hemolysin family protein, with product MDIFLIFVLIVMNGVFSMSEIAVVFSRKSRLQSWADKGSQAAVTALRLAEEPTSFLSTVQVGITLIGVLSGALGESAIADRVSSLLQGCPELAPYSRSIGLAVMVVGVTYVSLVIGELVPKRLALATPERIALLAARPMRWLSLVAYPLVKLLSLSTELILLLFGRRTKAGPSVSEDEIKLLLRQGTEEGVFAPGEHELVSNVFRLDVHTVASVMTPRKDIFFIDVDDPPEVTREKLLQTTYSRFPLCQGRFENIIGVVQAKDLLNAQLRGEALDLPAMSRKPLYVLPSIDLMHLMEEFKKMRAHFALVIDEYGEVEGLVTLQDVMGAIVGDIPGSELQEEPQYVQREDGSWLVDGMLPVEKFRKLFELPEREATEREDFHTVAGLVLARLGRVPSAADHFIFGGLRVEVVDMDKNRVDKVLVSRIDDAADDANTG from the coding sequence ATGGATATATTTCTAATCTTTGTTCTGATTGTCATGAACGGCGTATTTTCCATGTCGGAAATCGCCGTGGTGTTTTCCCGCAAGAGCCGCCTGCAATCCTGGGCGGACAAAGGCAGCCAGGCTGCGGTGACGGCCTTGCGGCTGGCCGAGGAGCCCACATCCTTCCTTTCCACGGTGCAGGTGGGCATCACCCTGATCGGGGTGCTGAGCGGCGCCTTGGGCGAGAGCGCCATTGCCGACCGGGTCAGCTCTCTGCTCCAAGGCTGTCCGGAACTCGCGCCCTACAGTCGCAGCATCGGGTTGGCGGTCATGGTGGTGGGAGTCACCTATGTCTCCCTGGTGATCGGCGAACTGGTGCCCAAGCGTCTCGCTCTGGCGACGCCCGAGCGCATTGCGTTGCTGGCGGCGCGTCCCATGCGCTGGCTGTCCCTGGTCGCCTATCCCTTGGTCAAGCTGTTGAGCCTATCCACCGAACTGATCCTGCTCCTGTTCGGGCGCCGGACGAAAGCTGGACCTTCGGTCAGCGAGGACGAGATCAAGCTGCTGCTGCGTCAGGGAACCGAGGAAGGGGTGTTCGCGCCAGGGGAACACGAACTGGTGTCCAATGTGTTCCGCCTGGATGTGCACACGGTGGCCTCGGTGATGACGCCGCGCAAGGACATCTTTTTCATCGACGTGGACGATCCGCCCGAGGTCACCCGCGAGAAGCTCCTGCAGACCACCTACTCGCGCTTCCCCCTGTGCCAAGGCCGTTTCGAGAACATCATCGGCGTGGTGCAGGCGAAGGACCTACTCAATGCGCAATTGCGCGGCGAGGCGCTGGATCTGCCGGCCATGAGCCGCAAGCCCCTGTATGTGCTGCCTTCCATCGACCTGATGCACCTGATGGAAGAGTTCAAGAAGATGCGGGCGCACTTCGCGCTGGTCATCGACGAGTATGGCGAGGTGGAAGGGTTGGTCACGCTGCAGGATGTGATGGGCGCGATCGTGGGCGATATCCCCGGTTCCGAATTGCAGGAGGAGCCCCAGTACGTGCAGCGTGAGGACGGCTCCTGGCTGGTGGATGGCATGTTGCCCGTCGAGAAATTCCGCAAGCTGTTCGAACTGCCGGAGCGGGAAGCGACCGAACGGGAAGACTTTCACACGGTGGCCGGACTTGTTCTGGCGCGACTGGGGCGCGTGCCTTCCGCGGCGGATCACTTCATATTCGGCGGTCTGCGCGTCGAGGTGGTGGACATGGACAAGAACCGCGTCGACAAAGTGCTGGTATCGCGGATCGACGATGCCGCAGACGACGCAAATACCGGTTAG
- a CDS encoding bestrophin family protein yields the protein MIQYNPKSWWGLIFKFHRSDTFRVLAPAMLTVALYTGLVAYAYEARLVPAFQGTTLVHSLLGFVISLLLVFRTNTAYERWWEGRRHWGALVNASRNLALKLDAALPAEHASRKVFAGLISDYAAVLCEHLRDIPIKRRDPHISHAPNAVAAALFREFDRLTHSGDVSALQALTMNPELTAFSDICGACERIRKTPIPYGYSLFIKKFIFAYIVTMPLCLVHDFGYWVVALTTFEFYVLVSLEVIAEEVENPFGRDANDLPTNEIAATIAANMREILAPGTDLEA from the coding sequence GTGATTCAGTACAATCCCAAGTCCTGGTGGGGACTCATATTCAAGTTCCACCGCAGCGATACCTTTCGTGTGCTTGCGCCGGCCATGCTGACGGTGGCCCTGTACACCGGGCTTGTCGCCTATGCCTATGAAGCCAGGCTAGTGCCCGCTTTCCAAGGGACGACCCTGGTGCACTCTCTGCTGGGCTTCGTCATTTCCCTGCTGCTGGTTTTCCGGACCAACACCGCTTATGAGCGTTGGTGGGAGGGGCGACGTCACTGGGGCGCCCTAGTGAATGCCTCGCGCAACCTGGCGCTCAAGCTCGACGCGGCGCTTCCCGCTGAACATGCCTCTCGCAAGGTGTTTGCGGGCCTTATCAGTGATTATGCGGCGGTTCTGTGCGAGCATCTGCGGGACATTCCCATCAAGCGGCGCGACCCTCATATCAGCCACGCGCCCAACGCGGTGGCAGCCGCGTTGTTTCGGGAGTTCGACCGGCTGACGCACAGTGGCGATGTGTCCGCGCTGCAGGCGCTTACGATGAATCCGGAGCTGACCGCCTTTTCCGACATCTGCGGTGCGTGCGAACGGATACGCAAGACGCCGATTCCCTACGGCTACAGTCTTTTCATCAAGAAGTTCATCTTTGCCTATATCGTCACCATGCCGCTGTGCCTGGTGCATGATTTCGGCTATTGGGTCGTAGCCCTGACCACTTTCGAGTTTTATGTGCTGGTGAGCCTCGAAGTCATCGCGGAAGAGGTGGAGAACCCGTTTGGCCGTGACGCCAACGATCTGCCCACCAATGAGATTGCCGCCACCATAGCGGCCAATATGAGGGAAATTCTGGCTCCGGGAACGGACTTGGAGGCCTGA
- a CDS encoding HDOD domain-containing protein, with protein sequence MTPIALANEVTTQNILSLPDVVLRLNQLLGRPDVTQPMIGELLMSDPAISARVLKLANCALYGGHGKVDTVSRAVSLLGLERIRGLVMTTFMAQAFDGLPEDVVDMDHYWLNSVASGVVARALGYRCRMFDTELLFLAGLLLKLGRLVFYGARPRQYLEVLQISDLGEEAVIAQERHIFGFDHFALGAALMKLWQLPETLYKLVEEQGMSLEAASFPKELAIVRVASALALTIEPGRSLPEDPELSSIEIDPAALELLDVSADSLQLLLAEAWVQTFEVMETIRPNMAKVF encoded by the coding sequence ATGACGCCCATCGCGCTCGCCAACGAGGTAACCACTCAGAACATTCTGTCCCTGCCGGACGTGGTTCTGCGCCTGAATCAATTGTTGGGGCGCCCGGATGTGACCCAGCCCATGATCGGCGAATTGCTGATGTCCGATCCCGCCATCAGTGCGCGGGTGCTGAAACTGGCCAACTGTGCCCTGTACGGCGGTCACGGCAAGGTGGACACCGTTTCGCGGGCCGTAAGCCTGCTGGGGCTGGAGCGCATCCGCGGCCTGGTGATGACCACCTTCATGGCCCAGGCCTTCGACGGCCTGCCGGAAGATGTCGTGGACATGGATCATTACTGGCTGAACAGTGTCGCGAGCGGGGTGGTGGCCCGGGCACTGGGCTACCGTTGCCGCATGTTCGACACCGAACTGCTGTTTCTGGCGGGGCTGCTGCTGAAGCTCGGCCGGCTAGTGTTCTATGGCGCACGGCCGCGCCAGTACCTGGAAGTCTTGCAGATCTCCGATCTGGGTGAGGAAGCCGTCATCGCGCAAGAGAGACACATCTTCGGCTTCGACCATTTCGCGCTTGGCGCGGCGCTGATGAAGCTCTGGCAATTGCCTGAAACCCTGTACAAGCTGGTGGAGGAGCAGGGCATGTCGCTGGAGGCAGCCAGCTTTCCCAAGGAACTGGCCATCGTGCGTGTGGCCAGCGCCCTAGCCCTGACCATCGAGCCCGGCCGCAGCTTGCCGGAAGATCCGGAACTATCCTCCATCGAAATCGACCCGGCGGCCCTCGAGCTACTGGATGTTTCGGCCGACTCACTGCAGTTGCTTTTGGCCGAGGCCTGGGTGCAAACTTTCGAGGTGATGGAGACGATTCGACCGAATATGGCCAAGGTGTTCTGA
- a CDS encoding PepSY domain-containing protein, with translation MKRGLLFLGLALSFPFQLPATGLLTPAADVQNQPGLTLDQAVRKVQRETGGRILAADAVLSAGGPVYRIKVLLPSGRVKVIQVDARR, from the coding sequence ATGAAGAGAGGTTTGCTCTTTCTTGGCCTCGCCCTGTCGTTTCCATTTCAACTTCCCGCAACCGGCTTGCTGACGCCGGCCGCCGATGTGCAGAACCAGCCTGGTTTGACCCTCGATCAAGCGGTGCGAAAGGTGCAACGCGAGACCGGCGGACGCATCCTGGCGGCCGACGCGGTGCTGTCGGCCGGTGGTCCGGTCTACCGCATCAAGGTGCTTCTGCCCTCCGGACGCGTAAAGGTGATCCAGGTGGACGCCCGGCGCTGA
- a CDS encoding ATP-binding protein, whose translation MKPISLHVRVQIASSVVLAAFLGMTGLVLDEAFRDSAKAALRDRLQGYVYALLAGAETNNHGDLLGPAELQEPRLRYPASGLYAEISRRDHDPGWRSPSALGVEIPPTRLPPLGHSALERVLTENGEPLFVLSFRVLWEEGLRKPRAYTFRVAETADAYEDQVGQFRRSLWGWLGGAALLLLVVQGGILRWGLAPLRRVASDLADIEQGRTDRLRGGYPVELSGLTDNLNALLDSSRSSLARYRDALGDLAHSLKTPLAVVRGVLENPARAESGLPLAQEQILRMHQIIDYQLQRAATAGRTRLAKPVNVLAKVTEVKAALLKVYADKRVECSMDVDPALDFAGDEGDLLEVLGNLLDNAFKWCRGRIRVSARRITGDTAVLDIRVHDDGPGMPPATVERLLQRGERADPDVPGQGLGLAIVASIVGTYQGTLAVRTSPLGGAEVAVRL comes from the coding sequence GTGAAGCCGATTTCCCTGCATGTCCGCGTGCAGATTGCGTCCAGCGTGGTGCTCGCCGCCTTTCTTGGCATGACCGGTCTGGTGCTGGACGAGGCCTTCCGGGACAGCGCCAAGGCCGCCCTGCGTGATCGCCTGCAAGGCTATGTCTATGCCCTTCTGGCCGGGGCGGAAACCAACAATCATGGGGACCTGCTCGGCCCAGCCGAGCTGCAAGAGCCGCGCCTGCGCTATCCCGCATCAGGCCTTTACGCGGAAATCAGCCGCCGTGACCATGATCCCGGCTGGCGCTCGCCTTCGGCCCTGGGCGTGGAGATCCCGCCGACGCGCCTGCCTCCCCTGGGGCACAGTGCCCTGGAACGGGTGCTGACGGAGAACGGGGAGCCCTTGTTCGTGCTCAGTTTCCGCGTCCTGTGGGAAGAGGGGCTGCGCAAGCCGCGCGCCTACACCTTCCGTGTGGCAGAAACGGCCGATGCCTACGAGGATCAGGTGGGTCAGTTCCGGCGCAGCCTGTGGGGCTGGCTGGGGGGCGCAGCGCTGTTGCTGCTGGTGGTGCAGGGCGGCATCCTGCGCTGGGGGCTGGCCCCTTTGCGTCGGGTGGCTAGCGACCTGGCGGACATTGAGCAGGGCCGCACCGACCGGCTGCGCGGCGGCTATCCGGTGGAGCTGAGCGGGTTGACCGACAACCTCAATGCTTTGCTGGACAGCTCGCGCAGCAGTCTTGCGCGCTACCGCGATGCCCTGGGCGATCTTGCCCATAGCCTGAAGACCCCGCTGGCCGTGGTGCGCGGCGTGCTGGAAAACCCCGCCCGCGCCGAGTCCGGCCTGCCCTTGGCGCAGGAGCAGATCCTGCGCATGCACCAGATCATCGACTATCAGCTTCAGCGCGCTGCGACTGCCGGCCGGACGCGTCTGGCGAAGCCGGTCAACGTCCTGGCCAAGGTGACAGAGGTAAAGGCGGCGCTGCTCAAGGTGTATGCGGACAAGCGCGTGGAGTGCAGCATGGACGTGGACCCGGCCCTCGATTTTGCCGGCGACGAGGGGGACCTGCTGGAAGTCCTGGGAAATCTCTTGGACAACGCCTTCAAATGGTGCCGAGGCCGAATACGTGTTTCGGCGCGCCGGATCACCGGCGATACGGCGGTGCTGGATATTCGCGTTCATGACGATGGCCCAGGCATGCCGCCCGCCACGGTAGAGCGCCTGCTCCAGCGCGGTGAGCGCGCCGACCCTGATGTGCCTGGCCAGGGCCTGGGGCTGGCCATCGTCGCGTCCATAGTCGGCACCTATCAAGGCACGCTCGCCGTTCGCACCAGCCCGCTGGGCGGCGCGGAGGTGGCGGTGCGACTGTAG